Proteins from a single region of Verrucomicrobiia bacterium:
- the mraZ gene encoding division/cell wall cluster transcriptional repressor MraZ, whose translation MFYGEYEHSLDNKGRVIIPAKFREIFKERYVEKFYITRGLDQCLFVFTEEVWKSQEKKFRELPFTNSESRKFNRLYFSGASEVVCDKQGRILIPEYLKSYASIKEQVMIIGVSDRIEIWAQDKWNDFFGQNKDSFEDLAEKLMDSSNENK comes from the coding sequence ATGTTTTACGGGGAATACGAACATAGCCTCGACAACAAAGGACGCGTGATCATTCCCGCGAAGTTCCGGGAAATTTTCAAGGAGCGTTATGTTGAAAAGTTCTACATCACGCGCGGCTTGGACCAGTGCCTTTTCGTGTTTACCGAAGAAGTATGGAAGAGCCAGGAAAAAAAATTCCGCGAGTTGCCTTTTACCAATTCGGAATCCAGGAAATTCAATCGTCTTTATTTTTCAGGAGCCAGTGAGGTCGTTTGCGACAAGCAGGGCAGGATCTTGATTCCCGAATACTTGAAGTCATACGCGAGCATCAAGGAACAGGTCATGATCATCGGTGTTTCGGACAGGATCGAAATCTGGGCGCAGGACAAGTGGAATGATTTTTTTGGTCAGAACAAAGATAGCTTCGAAGACTTGGCAGAAAAGTTAATGGATTCGTCCAATGAAAATAAATAA
- a CDS encoding STAS domain-containing protein encodes MAYRSRSKMGVDVLRFQGDLDVLEMVRMKNRLSRLLKKNHKKLLLDLGRTKRIELAGLGILVDRLMKVRAAKGDIKLCNLRPEVKTALNMIGVGELMESFSNEEEAIRSFVA; translated from the coding sequence ATGGCCTATCGTTCGAGGAGCAAGATGGGAGTCGACGTGCTTCGTTTCCAGGGCGATCTCGACGTTTTGGAAATGGTCAGGATGAAAAACCGCCTGAGCCGTCTTCTCAAAAAAAACCACAAAAAGTTGCTTCTGGATTTGGGGCGCACGAAACGCATCGAACTCGCGGGGCTCGGCATCCTTGTCGACCGGCTCATGAAGGTCCGCGCGGCCAAGGGCGACATCAAGCTCTGCAACCTGCGGCCCGAAGTGAAGACCGCGCTGAACATGATCGGCGTGGGCGAGTTGATGGAATCGTTCTCGAACGAGGAAGAGGCCATCCGCAGCTTTGTCGCATAA